The Drosophila innubila isolate TH190305 chromosome 3R unlocalized genomic scaffold, UK_Dinn_1.0 2_E_3R, whole genome shotgun sequence genome has a segment encoding these proteins:
- the LOC117790392 gene encoding uncharacterized protein LOC117790392, with amino-acid sequence MMWSVLFAVFLCACLGSTEAQIANEEHLSELQIKELIDLAKRLETSINPEKYACDSYYDYVCSRNRPLFSVMGHNPQMQDLIELLTQLENDAEKFEAKQKLIDFFISCNTLKSLQDCYRETFEYFKPLFGYIITKDVVEDTSQELKDFRFIIERFLNRTESIRRLHPHPMWNKLKSYRQKFSTPSTYFYAGDLNREYAGLRIYRESYEHNVRNLEQHRKRNSTYELGVQQVMLDWSLYLYQSRNKPMSYYYSTFMVHLYMSMSNFTERHRDFTRFREEVECLKLPQYVNVLDEARMLAVIYLKSFRLAWRDYKDLTNLDPKKRQIDDEENTILAPYHLNNQRLFFTFYAQNFCEFGKELAEHVFYLGLKESVDFFNIYSCGYQRETDMSCI; translated from the exons ATGATGTGGTCAGTTCTATTCGCTGTATTTCTATGTGCCTGTCTGGGATCGACGGAGGCGCAGATAGCCAACGAGGAACATTTGTCGGAGCTGCAGATTAAAGAGCTGATTGATCTGGCGAAACGACTGGAGACATCCATCAATCCCGAGAAATATGCCTGTGATAGTTACTATGACTACGTCTGCAGTCGCAATCGACCTCTCTTCTCTGTAATGG GTCACAATCCACAAATGCAGGATCTTATAGAGCTGCTAACTCAACTGGAGAATGATGCGGAAAAATTTGAGGCAAAGCAAAAgctaattgattttttcatttcgtGCAACACATTGAAGTCTCTTCAGGATTGTTATCGCGAGACCTTTGAGTATTTCAAGCCCTTGTTCGGCTATATTATAACCAAAGATGTAGTCGAGGACACCTCCCAAGAGTTGAAAGACTTTCGGTTCATAATCGAACGATTCCTTAATAGAACCGAATCCATTCGGAGGTTACATCCTCATCCAATGTGGAACAAGCTGAAATCCTACAGGCAGAAGTTTAGTACTCCAAGCACCTATTTCTATGCGGGGGATCTCAATAGAGAGTATGCTGGCCTACGCATCTATCGGGAGAGTTATGAGCACAATGTGCGAAATCTGGAGCAGCATCGCAAGCGAAATTCCACCTACGAGCTCGGAGTGCAGCAAGTGATGCTCGATTGGAGCTTGTATCTCTATCAGAGTCGGAACAAACCCATGTCCTACTACTATTCCACTTTCATGGTGCACTTGTATATGTCCATGTCTAATTTTACCGAGAGGCATCGTGATTTTACCCGTTTCCGGGAAGAGGTTGAGTGTCTCAAGTTGCCGCAGTACGTGAATGTTCTCGACGAAGCACGAATGCTGGCGGTGATCTATCTGAAGAGTTTCCGGCTAGCCTGGAGGGATTACAAGGACTTGACTAATTTGGATCCGAAGAAAAGGCAGATCGATGACGAGGAGAATACGATTCTCGCTCCCTATCACCTCAACAATCAGCGTCTCTTTTTCACGTTTTACGCGCAAAATTTTTGTGAGTTTGGCAAAGAACTCGCCGAACATGTCTTTTATTTGGGACTCAAGGAAAGCGTGGactttttcaacatttactCATGTGGCTATCAAAGAGAAACTGACATGAGTTGTATTTAA
- the LOC117791800 gene encoding omega-amidase NIT2-like: protein MSNNKLTLAVLQLPVGNNVTENVRRAIDHIVQLKAANPQLQLAILPESFNGPYGIEHFGKHAESVPDGPTCQALSRLAQRLAIYIIGGSIIERDENNKLYNTCTVWGPNGKLIGRHRKIHLFTMNIEPDQLGGVQFDEAAALTPGNDPTVVQIGPHKVGIGICHDKRFEELARIYRNLGCSMLVYPSAFCICQGPMHWELLQRARATDNQLFVVTCAPARNNMSGYVAYGHSMIIDPWARVQREAGDGLELIVEEIDFDKVEQVRRQIPIYKQRRTDVYDLARAST from the exons ATGAGCAACAACA AGCTTACGCTGGCCGTGCTGCAGTTGCCCGTGGGCAACAATGTGACAGAGAATGTGCGACGGGCTATAGACCACATAGTCCAGTTGAAGGCTGCAAATCCGCAGCTACAGTTGGCCATTCTGCCGGAGAGCTTCAACGGTCCGTATGGCATTGAGCACTTTGGCAAGCATGCGGAAAGCGTACCGGATGGACCAACATGCCAGGCGCTATCGCGACTGGCTCAAAGGCTCGCCATCTACATCATCGGAGGCAGCATAATTGAGCGGGATGAAAACAATAAGCTCTACAATACGTGCACTGTGTGGGGGCCCAATGGCAAGTTAATTGGCAGACATCGCAAG ATCCATCTATTCACCATGAACATTGAGCCGGACCAGCTCGGTGGCGTGCAATTCGATGAGGCTGCTGCCTTGACGCCAGGCAACGATCCGACAGTGGTGCAAATTGGTCCGCATAAGgttggcattggcatttgcCATGACAAGCGTTTCGAGGAGTTGGCCCGCATCTATCGCAACTTGG GCTGCTCCATGCTCGTCTATCCGTCTGCCTTTTGCATTTGCCAGGGTCCCATGCACTGGGAGCTGTTGCAACGAGCCCGCGCCACAGATAATCAACTCTTTGTGGTCACCTGTGCCCCTGCCCGCAATAATATGTCCGGCTATGTGGCCTATGGCCACTCCATGATTATCGATCCCTGGGCGCGTGTACAACGCGAGGCAGGCGATGGACTCGAGTTGATTGTCGAGGAAATCG ATTTCGATAAGGTTGAGCAAGTGCGTCGACAGATTCCCATCTACAAGCAACGACGCACCGATGTCTATGATCTGGCCAGAGCGAGCACTTGA
- the LOC117791752 gene encoding odorant receptor 82a-like, with product MGRLFQLQENCLRVMGHSMESSDERALTPGLKHVASLLLVISAEYPLMSYVIYNRDDMELITACLSVAFTNLLTVIKISTFLVYKQNFWQMMHSFRQMYSKSQQSLEVVGYGYVERANKLAAFLGKAYCISCAVTGLYFMLAPIVKIITSSWRGVVSIRELPMPMKFPFNDIDSPGYEVGFIYIIFGTIAVVLFVSAIDGFFILFAINLRAHFQALQQRIHELNFDLNQEQAVQQQITQVVQYHVQLLNLAKQLRITYTPIVFGQFLITSIQVGVIIYQILTHMDSIMSLLVYFSFFSSIMLQLFLYCYGGELIKVESLQVGVAVQLADWNLATPKQRRSLAFIMHRSQREMLIKAGFYEASLANFLAIFRAAMSLIAVIQSVE from the exons ATGGGTCGTCTATTCCAATTGCAGGAGAATTGTCTGAGAGTTATGGGTCACAGCATGGAGAGTAGCGATGAGAGGGCCTTGACCCCTGGCCTAAAGCATGTTGCGTCTCTGTTGCTTGTTATCTCGGCGGAATATCCATTGATGTCGTATGTCATCTATAATCGGGATGACATGGAGCTGATTACGGCCTGTCTGAGCGTTGCGTTCACCAACCTGCTGACTGTCATCAAGATATCGACGTTTCTTGTCTACAAGCAAAACTTTTGGCAAATGATGCACAGCTTCAGGCAAATGTATTCGAAAT CCCAACAGAGTCTTGAGGTAGTTGGATACGGTTACGTGGAGAGGGCCAACAAGTTGGCTGCATTTCTGGGTAAGGCTTATTGCATTTCCTGCGCCGTCACTGGCCTCTACTTTATGCTGGCCCCCATTGTCAAGATCATCACCAGCAGCTGGCGGGGCGTGGTCTCCATAAGGGAGTTGCCCATGCCCATGAA ATTTCCATTCAACGATATCGACAGCCCTGGATATGAAGTTGGCTTTATCTATATCATTTTTGGCACCATCGCTGTGGTGCTTTTTGTCTCGGCTATCGATGGTTTCTTCATCTTATTTGCCATTAATCTCCGCGCACATTTTCAGGCTTTGCAGCAACGTATTCACGAGTTGAACTTTGACCTGAACCAGGAACAAgcagtgcaacaacaaataactcAAGTTGTGCAATATCACGTTCAACTGCTTAACTTGGCCAAGCAGCTGCGCATCACATACACGCCCATTGTATTTGGACAGTTCCTTATAACGTCCATACAGGTTGGAGTTATTATCTATCAGATTCTCACG CACATGGACTCCATAATGTCGCTGCTTGTATATTTCTCCTTCTTCAGTTCCATAATGCTGCAATTATTTCTCTATTGTTATGGCGGCGAACTCATCAAAGTCGAG AGCCTGCAGGTTGGCGTTGCTGTCCAGTTGGCCGACtggaatttggccacgcccaaaCAGCGACGTTCCTTGGCCTTTATCATGCACCGCTCGCAGCGGGAAATGCTCATCAAGGCGGGCTTCTATGAGGCTTCGTTGGCCAACTTTCTGGcg ATCTTTCGAGCTGCCATGTCGTTAATTGCAGTGATTCAGTCGGTTGAGTAA